The proteins below come from a single Leifsonia sp. 1010 genomic window:
- a CDS encoding adenylyltransferase/cytidyltransferase family protein, producing MTRRVGYAAGAFDLFHIGHLNILKHAKSQCDYLIAGVVSDEMLELTKGITPVIPLAERLEIVQSIDYVDEAVAETVPDKLDTWRELRFDVFFKGDDWRGTEKGMRLEREFAAVGVEVVYFPYTMTTSSTQLRKALAVLAG from the coding sequence GTGACCCGACGCGTCGGCTACGCCGCAGGGGCGTTCGATCTGTTCCACATCGGACACCTGAACATCCTGAAACACGCCAAGAGCCAGTGCGACTACCTGATCGCGGGCGTCGTCTCCGACGAGATGCTCGAGCTCACCAAGGGCATCACCCCGGTCATCCCCCTCGCGGAGCGGCTGGAGATCGTCCAGAGCATCGACTACGTCGACGAGGCGGTCGCCGAGACCGTCCCCGACAAGCTCGACACCTGGCGCGAACTGCGGTTCGACGTGTTCTTCAAGGGTGACGACTGGCGCGGCACCGAGAAGGGGATGCGGCTCGAGCGCGAGTTCGCGGCCGTCGGCGTCGAGGTCGTGTACTTCCCGTACACGATGACCACGTCGTCCACCCAGCTGCGGAAGGCGCTCGCCGTTCTAGCCGGCTGA
- the pip gene encoding prolyl aminopeptidase, which translates to MRSLYPEIEPYDSGMLDVGDGQQLYWEVSGNPEGKPVVFLHGGPGGGTTPAHRRLFDPERYRIVLFDQRMCGRSLPHASEPEADLSVNTTWHLVDDIERLREHLGVDRWQVFGGSWGSTLALAYAETHPERVTELVLRGIFTLRAHELDWFYEGGASALFPDLWEGFLEPVPAGERSRLMRAYNRLLFDTDPAVHVPAAVAWSRWESSTITLLPRPELVEAFTEPTHAVAFARIENHFFVNGGWFEEGQLIRDAEKLAGIPTVIVQGRYDVCTPPMTAWDLHRALPEADLRMIPDAGHAFDEPGILDALIDATDRFASEGEDSAG; encoded by the coding sequence ATGCGGAGCCTGTACCCCGAGATCGAGCCGTACGACAGCGGAATGCTGGACGTCGGCGACGGCCAGCAGCTGTACTGGGAGGTCAGCGGCAATCCCGAGGGGAAACCGGTCGTGTTCCTGCACGGCGGCCCGGGCGGCGGGACGACCCCGGCCCACCGCCGGCTGTTCGATCCGGAGCGCTACCGCATCGTGCTGTTCGATCAGCGAATGTGCGGCCGCAGCCTTCCGCACGCCAGCGAGCCGGAGGCCGACCTCAGCGTCAACACCACCTGGCACCTGGTGGACGACATCGAGCGCCTGCGCGAGCACCTCGGCGTCGACCGTTGGCAGGTGTTCGGCGGTTCGTGGGGCAGCACCCTGGCGCTGGCGTACGCGGAGACGCATCCCGAGCGGGTCACCGAGCTGGTGCTGCGCGGCATCTTCACGCTGCGCGCGCACGAGCTGGACTGGTTCTACGAGGGCGGCGCGTCCGCGCTGTTCCCCGACCTCTGGGAGGGATTCCTGGAGCCCGTCCCCGCGGGCGAGCGGTCACGTTTGATGCGTGCATACAACCGCCTGCTCTTCGACACCGACCCGGCCGTGCACGTTCCGGCCGCCGTCGCCTGGTCGCGCTGGGAGTCGTCCACGATCACCCTGCTGCCGCGCCCGGAGCTGGTGGAGGCCTTCACCGAGCCGACCCATGCCGTCGCCTTCGCCCGCATCGAGAACCACTTCTTCGTCAACGGAGGCTGGTTCGAGGAGGGCCAGCTGATCCGGGATGCGGAGAAGCTCGCGGGCATCCCGACGGTGATCGTGCAGGGTCGCTACGACGTGTGCACGCCGCCGATGACCGCGTGGGACCTGCATCGTGCGCTGCCGGAGGCCGACCTGCGGATGATCCCGGACGCGGGGCATGCGTTCGACGAGCCGGGCATCCTGGATGCGCTGATCGATGCGACCGACCGGTTCGCGAGCGAGGGCGAGGACTCAGCCGGCTAG
- a CDS encoding neutral zinc metallopeptidase, translating into MTFDPNADISGGRVRRRGRTAGIAAGGVGLGAVVILLVSQLFGVDLTGLVGGDAGGSTQQIGTGDQAVDCSTGAEANASVDCRMKGAAASLEAYWSSELPELGATYSSPEFILFDGQTGTGCGSATSAVGPFYCPPDRTLYVDTGFFDELRSRFGASGGPLAEMYVVAHEWGHHIQNIGGIMDQHSSRQTGPASDSVRTELQADCFAGSWAGAASTTDDPSGRPFLEPITDEQIADALSAAAAVGDDRIQQASTGRVDPEGWTHGSAEQRQRWFTTGFRQGAAACDTFSVPASRL; encoded by the coding sequence ATGACGTTCGATCCGAATGCCGACATCAGTGGTGGTCGGGTGCGCCGGCGCGGGCGCACCGCCGGGATCGCGGCGGGAGGTGTGGGCCTCGGGGCGGTCGTCATCCTGCTGGTCTCGCAGCTGTTCGGGGTCGACCTGACCGGGCTCGTCGGCGGGGATGCGGGCGGCAGCACCCAGCAGATCGGCACGGGCGACCAGGCGGTCGACTGCTCGACGGGCGCCGAGGCGAACGCCAGCGTCGACTGCCGCATGAAGGGCGCTGCGGCGTCGCTCGAGGCGTACTGGTCGAGCGAGCTGCCGGAGCTGGGTGCGACGTACTCGTCCCCCGAGTTCATCCTCTTCGACGGCCAGACGGGCACGGGATGCGGCTCCGCGACGAGCGCGGTCGGTCCGTTCTACTGCCCGCCCGACCGAACGCTGTACGTCGACACCGGCTTCTTCGACGAGCTGCGCTCGCGTTTCGGCGCCAGCGGCGGGCCGTTGGCCGAGATGTACGTGGTGGCGCACGAGTGGGGGCATCACATCCAGAACATCGGCGGCATCATGGATCAGCACAGCAGCAGGCAGACCGGTCCGGCGTCGGACAGCGTCCGCACCGAGCTGCAGGCCGACTGCTTCGCGGGCAGCTGGGCGGGCGCCGCATCCACCACCGACGACCCGAGCGGCCGGCCCTTCCTTGAGCCGATCACGGACGAGCAGATCGCCGACGCCCTGAGCGCGGCGGCGGCGGTGGGCGACGACCGCATCCAGCAGGCCTCGACCGGGCGCGTCGACCCGGAGGGATGGACGCACGGCTCAGCCGAGCAGCGGCAGCGCTGGTTCACCACCGGATTCCGGCAGGGCGCCGCGGCGTGCGACACGTTCTCCGTCCCGGCGTCGCGGCTCTGA
- a CDS encoding malate dehydrogenase, with the protein MSASTPPVNVTVTGAGGQIGYALLFRIASGQLLGRDMPVHLRLLEIPAGLRAAEGTALELEDGAYPLLHGIDVTDDARAAFDGVNVALLVGARPRGPGMERSDLLEANGAIFGPQGEAINAGAADDVRVLVVGNPANTNALIASAHAPDVPAERFTAMTRLDHNRAIAQLARHLHVPVRSIDGVIVWGNHSASQYPDVTHATVDGRPATELVDERWLTDEYIPRVAKRGAEIIDVRGSSSAASAASAAIDHIHDWVNGTGDRWTSAAIVSDGSYGVPEGLVSSFPVRSVDGEWRIVPDLAIDAFSRERIDASVAELVAERDAVRALGLL; encoded by the coding sequence GTGAGCGCATCCACACCCCCAGTGAACGTGACCGTGACCGGGGCGGGCGGGCAGATCGGCTACGCGCTGCTGTTCCGCATCGCCTCCGGGCAGCTTCTCGGACGGGACATGCCCGTGCACCTCCGGCTGCTCGAGATCCCGGCGGGGTTGCGGGCCGCGGAGGGCACCGCACTCGAACTGGAGGACGGCGCCTACCCGCTGCTGCACGGCATCGACGTGACCGACGACGCCCGTGCCGCGTTCGACGGTGTGAACGTCGCGCTGCTCGTCGGCGCACGCCCGCGCGGGCCGGGGATGGAGCGCAGCGACCTCCTCGAAGCCAACGGCGCCATCTTCGGCCCGCAGGGTGAGGCGATCAACGCCGGGGCGGCGGACGACGTGCGCGTGCTCGTCGTCGGCAACCCGGCCAACACCAACGCGCTCATCGCCAGCGCCCACGCCCCCGACGTGCCGGCGGAGCGCTTCACCGCGATGACCCGCCTCGACCACAACCGTGCCATCGCGCAGCTCGCGCGGCACCTGCACGTGCCGGTTCGCTCGATCGACGGTGTCATCGTGTGGGGCAACCATTCGGCCAGCCAGTACCCCGACGTCACGCACGCGACCGTCGACGGCCGGCCCGCCACCGAGCTCGTCGACGAGCGCTGGCTCACCGACGAGTACATTCCGCGGGTCGCCAAGCGCGGAGCCGAGATCATCGACGTGCGCGGTTCGTCGTCCGCGGCGTCGGCGGCGAGCGCGGCGATCGACCACATCCACGACTGGGTCAACGGCACCGGAGACCGCTGGACCAGCGCCGCCATCGTCTCCGACGGCTCCTACGGGGTGCCAGAGGGTCTGGTGTCGTCGTTCCCGGTCCGGTCGGTCGACGGCGAATGGCGGATCGTGCCGGACCTCGCGATCGATGCGTTCTCGCGCGAGCGGATCGACGCGTCGGTCGCCGAACTCGTCGCCGAGCGCGACGCCGTGCGCGCCCTCGGCCTCCTCTGA
- a CDS encoding acyl-CoA dehydrogenase: protein MVDTAERVPSATPASAPATATAPAPATAPGVTPRVDVEALGRQLLGQWAEARLASRALSSRPEMQKVEGLSVADHRKRVFEQLKLLVENGQVHRAFPKSVGGQEDNGGNIAAFEELVAADPSVQIKSGVQWGLFGSAVMHLGTEHHHKKYLPAIMSLDVPGAFAMTETGHGSDVASVGTTATYDPETQEFVIDTPFRGAWKDYLGNAAVDATAAVVFAQLITKNVNHGVHAFYVPIRDANGDFLPGIGGEDDGQKGGLNGIDNGRLHFSGVRIPRTDLLNRYGDVAEDGTYSSPIESPGRRFFTMLGTLVQGRVSLDGSAVIASKIGLKIAITYADQRRQFTAGSPTDEEVILDYQRHQRRLLPRLATTYAASFAHEVFLRKFDDVFSGAHDTDTDRQDLETIAAALKPLSTWHALDTLQEAREACGGAGFLTENRLTSLRQDLDIWVTFEGDNNVLLQLVAKRLLTDYSRKFAKADAGALARYVVTQAAGKAYHGTGLRSVAQTVRDFGSTARSVNWLQEPATQRELLTGRVETMIAQIAGRLRPASKLGKKAAAELFNSQQNELIEAARAHGELLQWEAFTDALEQAPDAGTKQVLTWLRDLFGFGLIEKHLAWYLMNGRLSPQRAQAVSAYIDRLLTRIRPHAVDLVDAFGYGPELVRAKIASGAEAERQAEARAYYAERRAAGTLPTPEKSQKKR, encoded by the coding sequence ATGGTCGACACTGCCGAACGCGTCCCCAGCGCGACCCCCGCATCCGCCCCCGCCACCGCCACGGCACCCGCTCCGGCTACCGCGCCCGGCGTCACGCCGCGCGTCGACGTCGAAGCGCTCGGCCGTCAGCTGCTCGGCCAGTGGGCGGAGGCGCGACTGGCGTCGCGCGCGCTCTCGTCGCGCCCGGAGATGCAGAAGGTCGAGGGGCTCTCGGTCGCGGACCACCGCAAGCGCGTGTTCGAGCAGCTCAAGCTGCTGGTCGAGAACGGGCAGGTGCATCGCGCATTCCCGAAGTCGGTCGGGGGCCAGGAGGACAACGGCGGGAACATCGCGGCCTTCGAAGAACTGGTGGCGGCCGATCCCAGCGTGCAGATCAAGTCCGGCGTGCAGTGGGGCCTCTTCGGCTCCGCGGTCATGCACCTCGGCACCGAGCACCACCACAAGAAGTACCTGCCGGCGATCATGTCGCTGGATGTGCCGGGTGCCTTCGCGATGACGGAGACGGGACACGGATCGGATGTGGCGAGTGTCGGCACGACCGCGACCTACGACCCGGAGACGCAGGAGTTCGTCATCGACACGCCGTTCCGCGGTGCGTGGAAGGACTACCTCGGCAACGCGGCGGTGGATGCGACGGCGGCCGTCGTGTTCGCGCAGCTGATCACGAAGAACGTCAACCACGGCGTGCACGCCTTCTACGTGCCGATCCGGGATGCGAACGGCGACTTCCTCCCGGGAATCGGCGGAGAGGACGACGGACAGAAGGGCGGCCTGAACGGCATCGACAACGGCCGCCTGCACTTCAGCGGGGTCCGCATCCCGCGGACCGACCTGCTGAACCGCTACGGCGACGTCGCGGAGGACGGCACCTACAGCTCCCCCATCGAGAGCCCGGGGCGCCGCTTCTTCACCATGCTCGGGACCCTCGTGCAGGGGCGGGTATCGCTCGACGGCTCGGCGGTCATCGCCTCCAAGATCGGCCTGAAGATCGCGATCACCTATGCGGATCAGCGCCGTCAGTTCACGGCGGGCAGCCCGACCGACGAGGAGGTCATCCTCGACTACCAGCGGCACCAGCGCCGCCTGCTCCCTCGCCTCGCGACCACGTACGCGGCGAGCTTCGCCCACGAGGTCTTCCTGCGCAAGTTCGACGACGTCTTCAGCGGCGCGCATGACACCGACACCGATCGGCAGGACCTCGAGACGATCGCGGCCGCGCTCAAGCCGCTGAGCACGTGGCACGCGCTCGACACACTGCAGGAGGCGCGCGAGGCCTGCGGCGGCGCCGGCTTCCTCACCGAGAACCGGCTCACCTCGCTCCGCCAGGACCTGGACATCTGGGTCACCTTCGAGGGCGACAACAACGTGCTCCTGCAGCTCGTCGCGAAGCGCCTGCTCACCGACTACAGCCGCAAGTTCGCCAAGGCGGACGCGGGAGCGCTGGCCCGGTACGTCGTCACCCAGGCGGCCGGCAAGGCGTATCACGGCACCGGGCTGCGCTCCGTGGCCCAGACGGTGCGCGACTTCGGGTCGACCGCGCGGTCGGTGAACTGGCTGCAGGAGCCGGCAACGCAGCGCGAACTGCTGACCGGCCGCGTGGAGACGATGATCGCGCAGATCGCCGGGCGGCTGCGCCCCGCATCCAAGCTGGGCAAGAAGGCCGCGGCCGAGCTGTTCAACTCGCAGCAGAACGAGCTCATCGAGGCGGCTCGCGCCCACGGCGAGCTGCTGCAGTGGGAGGCGTTCACGGATGCGCTGGAGCAGGCTCCCGACGCGGGCACCAAGCAGGTGCTCACCTGGCTGCGCGACCTGTTCGGCTTCGGCCTGATCGAGAAGCACCTCGCCTGGTACCTGATGAACGGACGCCTTTCGCCCCAGCGGGCGCAGGCGGTCTCGGCGTACATCGACCGGCTGCTCACGCGCATCCGCCCGCACGCCGTCGACCTGGTGGATGCGTTCGGCTACGGCCCGGAGCTGGTGCGCGCGAAGATCGCGTCGGGCGCCGAGGCGGAACGTCAGGCGGAGGCCCGTGCCTACTACGCCGAGCGCCGCGCCGCCGGCACCCTCCCCACCCCCGAGAAGTCCCAGAAGAAGCGCTGA
- a CDS encoding DapH/DapD/GlmU-related protein produces the protein MARMIEELEDETGAVIKYKRHVNGRGLVSPSARVAESAYIEPTAYVEADARVGMEAYVGAGSWIDKGATVGDRTFVGSNVHIGAGCIVGSGVKIGSGAKLGENAMVGNGARIERDTQVAAGSVIELKGAAAARAALTTPLRSPRPQQRDLRAARTPRTPRRAA, from the coding sequence ATGGCACGAATGATCGAAGAGCTCGAGGACGAGACCGGCGCCGTCATCAAGTACAAGCGTCACGTGAACGGTCGAGGCCTCGTCTCGCCGTCCGCGCGGGTGGCCGAGTCGGCCTACATCGAGCCGACCGCCTACGTGGAGGCCGACGCGCGCGTCGGCATGGAGGCGTACGTCGGAGCCGGCAGCTGGATCGACAAGGGCGCCACGGTGGGCGACCGCACCTTCGTGGGCTCCAACGTCCACATCGGCGCGGGCTGCATCGTCGGCAGCGGAGTGAAGATCGGCAGCGGAGCGAAGCTCGGCGAGAACGCGATGGTCGGCAACGGCGCGCGCATCGAGCGCGACACCCAGGTGGCCGCCGGTTCCGTCATCGAGCTGAAGGGTGCGGCCGCCGCACGCGCGGCGCTCACCACGCCGCTCCGGTCGCCGCGTCCGCAGCAGCGCGACCTGCGCGCCGCCCGCACGCCGCGCACCCCGCGTCGCGCGGCCTGA
- the recQ gene encoding DNA helicase RecQ gives MSFTDGWIPDDRDAPPLDEEPPMPEFGDPYAGAPWPGEEPAGSGGAPGVAVRTAPVVRSTPPRFASAAEALRTVFGYEEFRGQQQAIIERVAAGGDAVVLMPTGGGKSLCYQIPSLLREGTGVVVSPLIALMQDQVDALTAVGVRAAFLNSTQDGAARSAVERAYLSGELDVLYVAPERLSSESTKRFLERGSIALFAIDEAHCVSQWGHDFRPDYLALSELADRWPDVPRIALTATATEATHKELTSRLKLEGAEHFVSDFDRPNIQYRIVPKVEPRKQLLDFITSEHPGDAGIVYALSRASVEKTAEFLSSHGLTALPYHAGLEASRRAQTQSRFLREEGVIVVATIAFGMGIDKPDVRFVAHIDLPKSVEGYYQETGRAGRDGLPSTAWLAYGLQDVVQQRRMIDDSPGDLAHRRRMTQHLDAMLALCETVQCRRIDLLGYFGQPSGPCGNCDTCLTPPESWDGTVPAQKLLSTVVRLQRERNQRFGAGHLIDILRGKRTPRVEQYGHDRLSTWAIGDDLSESQWRGVIRQLIAKELLKPEGEYGVLTITPASAEVLSGTRPVVLRREPDRPERAQRASRSTASADLAAADQPLFEALRSWRAGQAREQGVPAYIVFGDATLRAVASARPASLADLDGITGIGAKKREAYGEALLAVVASA, from the coding sequence ATGAGCTTCACCGACGGCTGGATCCCCGACGACAGGGATGCCCCTCCCCTCGACGAGGAGCCGCCGATGCCCGAGTTCGGCGACCCGTACGCGGGTGCGCCGTGGCCGGGGGAGGAGCCCGCTGGGAGCGGCGGTGCCCCGGGCGTCGCCGTGCGCACGGCACCGGTCGTCCGCTCGACGCCGCCGAGGTTCGCGTCCGCCGCCGAGGCCTTGCGCACGGTGTTCGGGTACGAGGAGTTCCGCGGGCAGCAGCAGGCGATCATCGAGCGCGTGGCGGCCGGCGGCGACGCCGTCGTCCTGATGCCGACCGGTGGCGGCAAGAGCCTCTGCTACCAGATCCCGTCTCTGCTGCGCGAGGGCACCGGCGTGGTCGTGTCCCCGCTCATCGCTCTGATGCAAGACCAGGTGGATGCGCTCACCGCGGTCGGCGTGCGCGCGGCCTTCCTCAACTCGACGCAGGATGGGGCGGCGCGGTCCGCCGTCGAGCGTGCGTACCTGTCGGGCGAGCTCGACGTGCTCTACGTCGCGCCGGAGCGGCTGTCGTCGGAGTCGACCAAGCGGTTCCTCGAGCGCGGCAGCATCGCGCTGTTCGCCATCGACGAGGCGCACTGTGTGTCCCAGTGGGGCCACGACTTCCGGCCGGACTACCTGGCGCTCTCCGAACTCGCCGACCGCTGGCCGGACGTGCCCCGAATCGCCCTCACGGCGACTGCGACCGAGGCGACGCACAAAGAGCTCACGTCCCGCCTCAAGCTCGAGGGCGCCGAGCACTTCGTCTCCGATTTCGACCGGCCCAACATCCAGTACCGCATCGTGCCGAAGGTCGAGCCGCGCAAGCAGCTGCTCGACTTCATCACGAGCGAGCACCCCGGCGACGCGGGCATCGTCTACGCCCTCTCGCGGGCGTCCGTCGAGAAGACGGCGGAATTCCTGTCGTCGCACGGGCTCACGGCGCTGCCGTATCACGCCGGGCTCGAGGCGTCACGCCGGGCGCAGACGCAGTCGCGGTTCCTGCGCGAGGAGGGCGTGATCGTCGTCGCCACCATCGCCTTCGGCATGGGCATCGACAAGCCGGATGTGCGATTCGTCGCCCACATCGACCTGCCCAAGTCGGTCGAGGGCTACTACCAGGAGACCGGTCGTGCCGGGCGCGACGGCCTCCCCTCGACGGCGTGGCTCGCGTACGGACTGCAAGACGTCGTGCAGCAGCGCCGCATGATCGACGACTCCCCGGGCGACCTCGCGCACCGGCGGAGGATGACGCAGCACCTGGATGCGATGCTCGCGCTCTGCGAGACCGTCCAGTGCCGCCGCATCGACCTGCTCGGCTACTTCGGGCAGCCGTCCGGCCCGTGCGGCAACTGCGACACCTGCTTGACGCCGCCGGAGAGCTGGGACGGCACGGTACCGGCGCAGAAGCTGCTCTCGACGGTCGTGCGCCTGCAGCGCGAGCGCAACCAGCGTTTCGGCGCCGGGCACCTGATCGACATCCTCCGCGGCAAGCGGACGCCGCGCGTGGAGCAGTACGGGCACGATCGCCTGTCGACGTGGGCGATCGGTGACGACCTGTCCGAGAGCCAGTGGCGCGGTGTCATCCGCCAGCTGATCGCCAAGGAGCTGCTGAAGCCCGAGGGCGAGTACGGCGTGCTCACCATCACGCCGGCCAGCGCCGAGGTACTCTCCGGCACGCGACCCGTGGTGCTGCGCCGGGAGCCGGACCGTCCCGAGCGCGCGCAGCGCGCATCCCGCAGCACGGCGTCCGCCGACCTCGCCGCAGCCGACCAGCCGCTGTTCGAGGCGCTTCGCAGCTGGCGAGCCGGCCAGGCCCGCGAGCAGGGCGTCCCCGCGTACATCGTCTTCGGCGACGCCACCCTGCGCGCTGTCGCCTCCGCACGCCCGGCCTCCCTCGCCGACCTCGACGGGATCACCGGCATCGGGGCGAAGAAGCGCGAGGCCTACGGCGAGGCCCTCCTCGCCGTCGTCGCGTCCGCCTGA
- a CDS encoding dihydrofolate reductase family protein yields the protein MRRLIVTEFMTLDGVVEAPGGEPTHRHSGWTIPFSSDDLRAFKLQEVLEAESLLLGRRTYEQFAEAWPPRDGEFADKMNSMPKAVATSRPAELAWNATALDAPVRASVQSLKDGDGGPLLVAGSASLVRSLLVWGLVDELRLLVYPVMVGGGIRIFPDDREKWTFELTELRRFESGAVLHTYRLAGS from the coding sequence ATGCGGCGGCTCATCGTGACCGAGTTCATGACGCTCGACGGAGTGGTCGAGGCTCCCGGCGGCGAGCCCACCCATCGGCATTCAGGATGGACGATCCCGTTCAGCTCCGACGACCTGCGGGCGTTCAAGCTGCAGGAGGTGCTGGAGGCCGAATCCCTGCTGCTCGGCCGCCGCACCTACGAGCAGTTCGCGGAGGCCTGGCCCCCGCGCGACGGCGAGTTCGCCGACAAGATGAACAGCATGCCCAAGGCCGTCGCCACCTCGCGGCCGGCCGAGCTGGCCTGGAACGCGACAGCCCTCGACGCGCCGGTCCGCGCGTCCGTCCAGTCGCTGAAGGACGGCGACGGCGGCCCGCTTCTGGTGGCCGGCAGCGCATCCCTCGTCCGCTCCCTGCTCGTCTGGGGGCTCGTCGACGAGCTGCGGCTGCTCGTCTATCCGGTGATGGTGGGCGGCGGCATCCGGATCTTCCCCGACGACCGCGAGAAGTGGACGTTCGAGCTCACCGAGCTGCGCCGCTTCGAATCCGGGGCCGTCCTCCACACGTACCGGCTGGCCGGGAGCTGA
- a CDS encoding EamA family transporter, with amino-acid sequence MPAAVLGLLSAVVYGSADFLGGVAARRIGPVRTTAVGAVSGLLLLLLALPFTGGHWSAAALGWGALFGLVGSVAVGLLYACLAIGPMSILSPLTALVSAVVPMAWGLLGGDRFGVVGYVAIGMALVAVVLVGFVPEKGAVRPTARALLMAVGAGAMIGVFLILLDQTPPDSGVVPLIANRAVNGAVMWTLVGVLLLRGRRRVDGHPPRLEPRGTGIAAAGGALDASANVLILLGLRLGDLTTMSVLVALYPAGTILLAAIVLRERVAPVQWVGLVLAVAAAALLSLT; translated from the coding sequence ATGCCGGCCGCAGTCCTCGGGCTGCTGAGCGCTGTCGTCTACGGTTCCGCCGACTTCCTCGGCGGCGTGGCCGCCCGGCGCATCGGCCCGGTCCGCACGACCGCGGTCGGCGCCGTCAGCGGTCTGCTCCTGCTCCTTCTCGCGCTGCCGTTCACCGGCGGCCACTGGTCGGCAGCCGCCCTCGGCTGGGGCGCCCTCTTTGGACTGGTCGGCTCGGTCGCCGTCGGGCTGCTGTACGCGTGCCTCGCGATCGGGCCGATGAGCATCCTGTCGCCGCTGACCGCCCTGGTGTCCGCCGTTGTGCCGATGGCGTGGGGCCTCCTCGGCGGCGACCGGTTCGGCGTCGTCGGCTACGTTGCGATCGGGATGGCGCTGGTCGCGGTGGTCCTCGTCGGCTTCGTCCCGGAGAAGGGCGCCGTGCGGCCGACCGCCCGCGCCCTGCTGATGGCGGTCGGGGCGGGTGCGATGATCGGCGTGTTCCTCATCCTGCTCGACCAGACGCCCCCGGATTCGGGCGTCGTGCCGCTGATCGCCAACCGCGCGGTGAACGGCGCCGTGATGTGGACGCTTGTCGGCGTCCTCCTGCTCCGCGGGCGGCGACGGGTGGACGGGCATCCACCCCGCCTCGAACCGCGCGGAACCGGCATCGCCGCGGCGGGAGGCGCGCTCGACGCGTCGGCCAACGTCCTCATCCTGCTCGGCCTGCGGCTCGGCGACCTGACCACGATGTCGGTGCTCGTCGCGCTCTATCCGGCGGGCACCATCCTGCTGGCCGCCATCGTGCTGCGCGAGCGGGTCGCGCCCGTCCAGTGGGTCGGCCTCGTCCTCGCGGTCGCCGCCGCCGCGCTCCTCTCCCTCACCTGA
- a CDS encoding MarR family transcriptional regulator produces the protein MPTAHEADERPAAGRDDDVPGRLALAVGRLNRRIRSSTGGLSHGQLSALSTIVRNGPLRPSELAAIEVAAAPTITRIVAELEARGLVERTPDPQDRRSLFVSGTDAGTALLLEARSDRARAVADILAELSPEQVDAVRAALPALEQAAQVTPPPPPAS, from the coding sequence GTGCCCACCGCGCATGAAGCTGACGAGCGGCCGGCGGCCGGCCGCGACGACGATGTCCCCGGCCGCCTGGCCCTGGCCGTCGGGCGGCTGAACCGCCGCATCCGGTCGTCCACCGGAGGGCTCAGCCACGGGCAGCTCTCCGCCCTGTCGACCATCGTCCGCAACGGACCGCTGCGCCCGAGCGAACTCGCCGCCATCGAGGTGGCGGCGGCGCCGACGATCACGCGCATCGTCGCCGAACTGGAAGCCCGCGGCCTGGTGGAGCGCACGCCGGACCCGCAGGACCGCCGGTCGCTGTTCGTCTCCGGCACGGATGCGGGCACGGCGCTCCTCCTGGAGGCGCGGTCGGACCGCGCCCGCGCCGTCGCCGACATCCTCGCCGAGCTCAGTCCGGAGCAGGTGGACGCCGTCCGCGCCGCCCTCCCCGCGCTGGAGCAGGCCGCGCAGGTCACTCCGCCCCCTCCGCCCGCGTCCTGA